The following coding sequences lie in one Amycolatopsis cihanbeyliensis genomic window:
- the pyrH gene encoding UMP kinase has protein sequence MTAERAEHGYRRVLLKLGGEMFGGGAVGVDPDVVHSVAAQIAGVVRTGVQMAVVIGGGNYFRGAELSQRGMDRDRADYMAMLGTVMNCLALQDFLEKEGVPTRVQSAITMGQVAEPYIPRRAERHLEKGRVVIFAAGVGMPYFSTDTAAAQRALEIGCDVVLMAKAVDGVYTADPKNDPTAEMFREITHREVLERGLRVADATAFSLCMDNNMPIIVFNLLTEGNIARAVSGERIGTLVSTPAGLPSA, from the coding sequence ATGACGGCGGAGCGGGCCGAGCACGGTTATCGAAGGGTACTGCTCAAACTGGGTGGCGAGATGTTCGGTGGCGGCGCGGTCGGTGTCGATCCGGACGTGGTGCACTCGGTGGCGGCGCAGATCGCCGGCGTCGTCCGTACCGGTGTGCAGATGGCCGTGGTGATCGGCGGCGGCAACTACTTTCGCGGCGCCGAGCTCTCCCAGCGGGGTATGGACCGTGACCGCGCCGACTACATGGCCATGCTCGGCACGGTGATGAACTGTCTCGCCCTGCAGGACTTCCTGGAGAAGGAAGGCGTCCCGACCCGCGTGCAGAGCGCCATCACGATGGGGCAGGTCGCCGAACCCTACATCCCGCGCCGTGCCGAGCGGCACCTGGAGAAGGGGCGGGTCGTCATCTTCGCGGCCGGCGTGGGCATGCCGTACTTCTCCACCGACACCGCGGCCGCTCAGCGTGCCCTCGAGATCGGGTGCGACGTCGTGCTGATGGCGAAGGCCGTGGACGGGGTCTACACGGCGGATCCGAAGAACGATCCGACCGCGGAGATGTTCCGCGAGATCACCCACCGTGAGGTGCTCGAGCGTGGCCTCCGGGTCGCCGATGCCACCGCGTTCAGCCTGTGCATGGACAACAATATGCCGATCATCGTGTTCAACCTGCTCACCGAGGGGAACATCGCTCGCGCGGTGAGTGGTGAGAGGATCGGCACGTTGGTCAGCACCCCCGCGGGTCTGCCGTCGGCGTAG
- the tsf gene encoding translation elongation factor Ts, with product MSNYTAADVKRLRELTGAGMMNCKNALEESEGDFDKAVEVLRIKGAKDVGKRAERSTAEGLVAGSGGALVEINSETDFVAKNDEFQQLADKIVEVAKTVRTDDVEKLKLAELDGKTVNEVVQQLAAKIGEKLELRRVAVFDGTVETYLHRRGSGLPPAVGVLIEYTGSGEGAADAARGAALQVAALKPKFLSRDEVAAETIENEKRIAEQTAREEGKPEQALPKIIEGKVNAYYKDTVLLEQPSVTDNKKTVKALLDEAGVTVTRFARFEVGQQ from the coding sequence ATGTCGAATTACACCGCGGCAGACGTTAAGCGCCTCCGCGAGCTGACCGGCGCCGGCATGATGAACTGCAAGAACGCACTCGAGGAGAGCGAGGGCGACTTCGACAAGGCCGTCGAGGTCCTGCGCATCAAGGGCGCCAAGGACGTGGGCAAGCGTGCCGAGCGGTCCACGGCCGAGGGTCTGGTCGCCGGTAGCGGTGGCGCGCTGGTCGAGATCAACTCCGAGACCGACTTCGTCGCGAAGAACGACGAGTTCCAGCAGCTCGCCGACAAGATCGTCGAGGTGGCCAAGACCGTCCGCACCGACGACGTGGAGAAGCTGAAGCTCGCCGAGCTGGACGGCAAGACCGTCAACGAGGTGGTGCAGCAGCTTGCCGCGAAGATCGGCGAGAAGCTGGAGCTGCGCCGGGTCGCGGTCTTCGACGGCACGGTCGAGACCTACCTGCACCGCCGTGGCTCCGGGCTGCCGCCCGCGGTCGGCGTGCTGATCGAGTACACCGGCTCCGGCGAGGGCGCCGCCGACGCGGCCCGGGGTGCCGCGCTGCAGGTGGCGGCGCTCAAGCCGAAGTTCCTCAGCAGGGACGAGGTGGCCGCCGAGACGATCGAGAACGAGAAGCGCATCGCCGAGCAGACCGCCCGCGAGGAAGGCAAGCCGGAGCAGGCGCTGCCCAAGATCATCGAGGGCAAGGTCAACGCCTACTACAAGGACACCGTGCTGCTCGAGCAGCCCTCGGTGACCGACAACAAGAAGACGGTCAAGGCCCTCCTGGACGAGGCGGGAGTGACCGTGACCCGGTTCGCCCGCTTCGAGGTCGGCCAGCAGTAA
- the rpsB gene encoding 30S ribosomal protein S2 gives MAVVTMKQLLDSGVHFGHQTRRWNPKMKRYIFTERNGIYIIDLQQTLSYIDRAFEFIKETIAHGGSILFVGTKKQAQEAIAHEALRVGMPFVNQRWLGGMLTNFQTVHKRLQRLKELESQEQTGGFQGLTKREILTLTREKDKLERTLGGIRDMSKVPSAVWIVDTKKEHIAVGEARKLNIPIVAILDTNCDPDEVDYPIPGNDDAIRSAALLTKVVAEAAAAGLMARSGRNGSAAAGQDKPEAGVASDEPLAEWEKDLLAGSENPAEGEQAGANAAEQTTTAS, from the coding sequence ATGGCCGTCGTCACCATGAAGCAGTTGCTCGACTCCGGCGTGCACTTCGGGCACCAGACCCGGCGCTGGAACCCGAAGATGAAGCGCTACATCTTCACCGAGCGCAACGGCATCTACATCATCGACCTGCAGCAGACGCTGTCCTACATCGATCGCGCCTTCGAGTTCATCAAGGAGACGATCGCGCACGGCGGCAGCATCCTGTTCGTCGGCACCAAGAAGCAGGCGCAGGAAGCGATCGCGCACGAGGCGTTGCGCGTCGGCATGCCCTTCGTGAACCAGCGGTGGCTCGGCGGCATGCTCACCAACTTCCAGACCGTGCACAAGCGCCTGCAGCGACTGAAGGAGCTGGAGTCCCAGGAGCAGACCGGCGGCTTCCAGGGCCTGACCAAGCGCGAGATCCTCACTCTGACCCGCGAGAAGGACAAGCTGGAGAGGACCCTCGGCGGGATCCGCGACATGTCCAAGGTGCCCAGCGCCGTCTGGATCGTGGACACCAAGAAGGAGCACATCGCCGTCGGCGAGGCGCGCAAGCTGAACATCCCGATCGTGGCGATCCTGGACACCAACTGCGACCCGGACGAGGTCGACTACCCGATCCCGGGCAACGACGACGCGATCCGGTCGGCCGCCCTGCTCACCAAGGTCGTCGCCGAGGCCGCCGCGGCGGGCCTGATGGCTCGATCCGGTCGGAACGGCTCGGCCGCCGCTGGCCAGGACAAGCCGGAAGCGGGTGTCGCCTCGGACGAGCCGCTCGCCGAGTGGGAGAAGGACCTGCTGGCCGGCAGCGAGAATCCCGCGGAGGGCGAGCAGGCGGGCGCGAACGCGGCCGAGCAGACCACCACCGCCTCCTGA
- a CDS encoding murein hydrolase activator EnvC family protein, with product MTIVAIHPTSSPRRAAGRHRRTGRRRPPYRLLPVLLVVAALILSCAAAATGRAGPSPPPGSSDAPVSSAPVAPADLVAHSGSPTAAGAAPRPRPGSLPSPRGRLEPRFGWPLEPAPPPLVRPFEPPAHPYGPGHRGVDLGAEPGQRVLAVEQGFVVFAGPVAGRGVVSIDHDGGLRSTYEPLEPTVSAGDQVYAGQAIGTVTAGHPECTMTACLHWGVRRGAEYLNPVYLVEPAGALRLKPWAG from the coding sequence ATGACCATCGTCGCGATCCACCCCACGTCCTCGCCCCGGCGAGCAGCAGGTCGACACCGGCGTACCGGCCGGCGCCGACCGCCGTACCGGCTGCTACCGGTCCTGCTCGTGGTCGCGGCGCTCATCCTGTCCTGCGCCGCGGCGGCCACCGGCCGAGCGGGACCCTCGCCCCCACCGGGCTCCTCCGATGCGCCCGTGTCCTCCGCTCCGGTGGCACCGGCCGACCTGGTCGCGCACTCCGGCTCGCCCACGGCCGCCGGTGCGGCCCCGCGACCCCGCCCCGGCTCCTTGCCGAGCCCGCGCGGCCGGCTGGAGCCCCGGTTCGGCTGGCCGCTCGAGCCCGCGCCGCCGCCGCTGGTCAGGCCGTTCGAGCCGCCCGCGCATCCCTACGGGCCGGGCCACCGGGGCGTGGACCTCGGCGCCGAGCCCGGGCAGCGGGTGCTCGCCGTCGAGCAGGGGTTCGTGGTGTTCGCCGGCCCGGTCGCCGGCCGCGGGGTCGTGTCCATCGACCACGACGGCGGGCTGCGCAGCACCTACGAGCCGCTCGAGCCCACGGTGTCGGCAGGCGATCAGGTGTACGCCGGTCAGGCGATCGGCACGGTGACGGCGGGGCACCCGGAGTGCACCATGACGGCCTGCCTGCACTGGGGTGTCCGCCGGGGCGCGGAGTACCTCAACCCCGTGTACCTGGTCGAACCGGCCGGAGCGCTCCGGCTGAAACCCTGGGCCGGGTGA
- a CDS encoding FliA/WhiG family RNA polymerase sigma factor: MTGPTPAPDDLGGTLASPAASSSRPDTTEPSTGDQPVPTRSAPDSGQDKPADSDVIDGTSGNSGGSEVEAGIQALWQQFAHSPQQRIRDRLVLHYAPLVKYVAGRVGTGLPTHVDVGDLIQSGIFGLVDAIEKFDPDRGLRFETYAMQRIRGAILDDLRSQDWVPRAVRSRIREAERALERLGGRLHRTPTDAELATELEISVSDLRDLYGQLQLTSVVALEDLVTAGRDCASVVDMLPDDDAVDPVAVLVDQDNRRQLAEAIAQLTERDRIVVSLYYFESLTLAEIGKVLGVTESRVSQLHTRAVLRLRAKLMEQTSV, translated from the coding sequence ATGACCGGACCCACCCCCGCGCCCGATGACCTGGGGGGCACTTTGGCGAGCCCCGCAGCGTCCTCGTCGCGCCCGGACACGACCGAGCCGAGCACCGGCGATCAGCCCGTGCCCACGCGCTCCGCACCGGACAGTGGGCAGGACAAGCCGGCTGACAGCGATGTCATCGACGGCACTTCCGGCAACAGCGGCGGTAGCGAGGTCGAGGCGGGCATCCAAGCACTGTGGCAGCAGTTCGCCCACTCCCCGCAGCAGCGCATCAGGGACCGGCTGGTGCTGCACTACGCTCCGCTCGTCAAGTACGTGGCGGGGCGGGTCGGCACCGGGCTGCCGACCCATGTCGATGTCGGCGACCTGATCCAGTCCGGCATCTTCGGCCTCGTCGACGCGATCGAGAAGTTCGACCCCGACCGCGGGTTGCGTTTCGAGACCTACGCCATGCAGCGTATCCGCGGCGCCATCCTGGACGATCTTCGTTCCCAGGACTGGGTGCCGCGTGCCGTGCGCAGCCGGATCCGCGAAGCCGAGCGCGCGCTGGAACGGCTCGGGGGGCGGCTGCACCGCACGCCCACCGACGCCGAGCTCGCCACCGAGCTGGAGATCTCCGTCTCCGACCTGCGGGACCTCTACGGCCAGCTGCAACTGACCAGCGTGGTCGCGCTGGAGGACCTGGTCACGGCGGGCAGGGACTGCGCGTCGGTGGTCGACATGCTGCCGGACGACGACGCGGTGGACCCGGTCGCGGTGCTGGTCGACCAGGACAACCGGCGGCAGCTCGCCGAGGCGATCGCGCAGCTCACCGAGCGGGACCGGATCGTGGTCAGCCTCTACTACTTCGAAAGCCTGACCCTGGCGGAGATCGGCAAGGTGCTCGGGGTGACCGAGTCGCGGGTGAGCCAGCTGCACACCCGCGCGGTACTGCGGTTGCGGGCCAAGCTGATGGAGCAGACCAGCGTCTGA
- a CDS encoding tyrosine recombinase XerC encodes MPPSQPRRVDLSRIRERLPRAATDLVEEYERHLKLERNLSEHTVRAYAGDVVSLLGFLHGVDGAADGACAAPDAAALDGLDIGVLRAWLAGQRASGHSRTTLSRRAAAVRTFTAWVQRQGFLDTDPGARLAAPRPRRTLPGVLRPEQATELMRHSGTGAAERDPVALRDHAVLELLYATGVRVSELCGLDLDEVEFDRRVIRVIGKGDKERVVPFGVPAERAVRAWVEQGRPELVRDEVSALFLGVRGRRLDPRTVRRLVRDAAETVPGSAVTGPHGLRHSAATHLLEGGADLRSVQELLGHATLATTQLYTHVTVERLKAIHDRTHPRAR; translated from the coding sequence ATGCCGCCCTCGCAACCACGCCGCGTCGACCTGTCGCGGATCCGCGAACGCCTGCCGCGGGCCGCCACCGACCTTGTCGAGGAGTACGAGCGGCACCTGAAGCTGGAGCGAAACCTCTCCGAGCACACCGTCCGCGCCTACGCGGGCGACGTGGTGTCCCTGCTCGGGTTTCTGCACGGCGTTGACGGCGCGGCCGATGGTGCGTGTGCCGCGCCGGATGCCGCCGCGCTGGACGGGCTGGACATCGGTGTCCTTCGCGCATGGTTGGCCGGGCAGCGTGCCTCTGGGCACAGCCGGACGACCTTGTCCCGCAGGGCGGCGGCGGTGCGCACGTTCACGGCATGGGTGCAGCGGCAGGGTTTCCTGGACACCGATCCCGGTGCGCGGCTGGCCGCGCCGCGACCGCGACGAACCCTGCCCGGGGTGCTGCGGCCGGAGCAGGCCACCGAACTGATGCGGCATTCCGGCACCGGCGCGGCGGAACGCGACCCGGTAGCGCTGCGCGATCACGCGGTGCTCGAGTTGCTGTACGCGACCGGGGTGCGGGTGTCCGAGCTCTGCGGCCTGGACCTCGACGAGGTGGAGTTCGACCGCCGAGTGATCCGGGTGATCGGCAAGGGGGACAAGGAACGGGTCGTGCCGTTCGGCGTGCCCGCCGAACGTGCGGTGCGGGCCTGGGTCGAACAGGGCAGGCCGGAACTGGTGCGGGACGAGGTCAGCGCACTGTTTCTCGGGGTGCGTGGGCGCAGGCTCGATCCGCGTACCGTACGTCGGCTGGTACGCGACGCGGCCGAGACGGTCCCGGGCAGCGCGGTGACCGGACCACACGGGCTGCGGCATTCCGCGGCGACACACCTGCTCGAAGGCGGTGCTGACCTTCGCAGCGTTCAGGAACTACTCGGTCACGCTACGCTTGCCACCACGCAGCTCTACACTCACGTGACCGTCGAGCGGCTGAAGGCGATCCATGACCGGACCCACCCCCGCGCCCGATGA
- a CDS encoding carbon-nitrogen hydrolase family protein, with protein MPIPVSADIRRNLGYVARQVRVAKDRDADVVHFPEGALLGYAGVDFDSFAEFDWAGLRSATRRVLEVARESRIWVVLGSAHELGAGNKPHHSLYVIDEAGCLVERYDKRFCGGKQDECVGDFAHYSPGDHLSTWDLNGLRRGALICYDYRFPELYREYAKAVCG; from the coding sequence CTGCCAATTCCGGTCAGCGCGGATATCCGGCGCAACCTCGGCTATGTCGCTCGTCAGGTGCGGGTGGCCAAGGATCGGGACGCGGATGTCGTTCACTTCCCGGAAGGAGCGTTATTGGGATACGCCGGAGTCGATTTCGACAGCTTCGCGGAATTCGACTGGGCCGGTCTGCGCTCGGCCACTCGCCGTGTCCTCGAGGTGGCTCGCGAATCGCGGATCTGGGTGGTCCTCGGCTCGGCGCATGAGCTTGGCGCGGGGAACAAGCCTCATCACAGCCTGTATGTCATCGACGAAGCCGGCTGCCTCGTCGAGCGTTACGACAAGCGTTTCTGTGGCGGCAAGCAGGATGAGTGTGTCGGCGACTTCGCGCACTACAGCCCCGGAGACCACCTCAGCACATGGGATCTCAACGGCCTTCGCCGCGGTGCTCTGATCTGCTACGACTACCGTTTCCCTGAGCTGTACCGCGAGTACGCGAAAGCGGTGTGCGGCTGA
- the dprA gene encoding DNA-processing protein DprA — MRPGYDADRPDSPRCARAYLLRVAEPPAPALAAFVAEHGPVAAAERVREQRVPEAVARETSARRELVLAAEDLAAAARAGARLIIPEDEEWPAWPLLCLEVATGRGVRDVATPLALWARGNATLDRVTDRAVAVVGARAATGYGEHTSAEFGYGLAERGMTVFSGAAYGVDGAAHRGALAGGGATVAVLGCALDAGYPAGHIGLCNRIAEHGLVLSEYPPGTPPARHRFLVRNRLIAALTAGSVVVEAGARSGARNTAATAGALGKVVMAVPGPVGSATSVGCHQLIRGGEATLVASVADVLDTVGSIGTDLRPEVDHPRRSTDGLGPQALRVHETLGTRKGKSPERIATESGVPVARVRAILPALELDGLSARCESGWRRAREAGRAP, encoded by the coding sequence GTGAGACCCGGATACGACGCGGACCGGCCGGACAGCCCGCGGTGCGCCAGGGCTTACCTACTCCGGGTCGCCGAACCGCCCGCTCCCGCGCTGGCCGCGTTCGTCGCCGAGCACGGGCCGGTGGCAGCCGCGGAGCGGGTGCGCGAGCAGCGGGTGCCGGAGGCCGTGGCGCGGGAGACCTCCGCCCGCCGGGAGCTGGTGCTGGCGGCCGAGGACCTCGCCGCGGCCGCCCGGGCCGGGGCCCGGCTGATCATCCCGGAGGACGAGGAGTGGCCCGCGTGGCCGTTGCTGTGCCTCGAGGTGGCGACCGGGCGCGGGGTGCGGGACGTGGCCACGCCGCTGGCCCTGTGGGCGCGCGGCAACGCCACGCTGGACCGGGTGACCGATCGGGCGGTCGCGGTTGTCGGGGCCCGTGCCGCCACCGGATACGGGGAGCACACCAGCGCCGAGTTCGGCTACGGACTGGCCGAGCGCGGCATGACGGTGTTCTCCGGAGCGGCCTACGGCGTGGACGGCGCGGCCCATCGCGGCGCGCTGGCCGGAGGCGGGGCGACCGTGGCGGTACTCGGATGCGCACTGGACGCCGGCTACCCCGCCGGCCACATCGGCCTGTGTAACCGCATCGCCGAGCACGGGCTGGTGCTCAGCGAGTACCCGCCGGGTACCCCACCCGCGCGGCACCGCTTCCTGGTCCGTAACCGGCTGATCGCGGCGTTGACCGCGGGCAGCGTGGTGGTCGAGGCGGGCGCGCGTAGTGGCGCCAGGAACACCGCGGCCACCGCCGGCGCGCTCGGCAAGGTGGTGATGGCGGTACCCGGTCCGGTGGGTTCCGCGACCTCGGTCGGTTGCCACCAGCTGATCCGCGGCGGGGAGGCGACCCTGGTCGCCTCGGTGGCCGACGTGCTGGACACGGTCGGCAGCATCGGCACCGACCTGCGGCCGGAGGTCGACCACCCGCGCCGGTCGACCGACGGGCTCGGTCCCCAGGCGCTGCGGGTGCACGAGACCCTCGGCACCCGCAAGGGCAAGTCCCCCGAGCGCATCGCCACCGAGTCCGGCGTGCCGGTGGCACGTGTCCGGGCCATCCTGCCCGCGTTGGAGCTGGACGGCCTGAGTGCGCGCTGCGAGAGCGGCTGGCGCCGCGCCCGAGAAGCGGGGCGCGCACCATGA
- a CDS encoding YifB family Mg chelatase-like AAA ATPase, whose protein sequence is MALARAWAIGLLGIDGRPVEIEADIGAGLPRTTLVGLPDPGLREAKERVRAAVRNTVGGWPDQPVTLGLSPANLPKVGSGYDLGIAVAVLAAAGKVPATRLPGTVLLGELALDGRIRPVRGVLPALLAARRAGLTRAVVPAESLFEAVLVDGVRVGGAARLAEVLGWLRGEQELLTAEPPAEDVAAGVPDLVDVLGQPEARWALEVAAAGGHHLLLSGPPGVGKTMLARRLPGLLPRLAGEDSLEVTAVHSVHGSLSPSSPLVRVPPFVAPHHSITPAALVGGGSGLASPGAISQAHLGVLFLDEACEFGPKLLDSLRTAVEDGEVRISRQRGSVSFPARFQLVLATNPCPCAPPREADCSCSPSARRRYLGRLSGPLLDRVDLRVRMRPITAMNGRECGEPEPTEQVRARVLRARERAALRWSDHGWRTNAEVPGPVLRREYALPASATALLDTGLRRGSVTARGADRCLRIAWTLSDLAGTERPDADHVASALEFRDRRAA, encoded by the coding sequence ATGGCACTGGCGCGAGCGTGGGCCATCGGGCTGCTCGGGATCGACGGCCGGCCGGTGGAGATCGAGGCCGATATCGGTGCGGGCCTGCCGAGGACGACCCTGGTCGGACTGCCGGATCCGGGGCTACGCGAGGCGAAGGAACGGGTGCGTGCCGCCGTTCGTAACACCGTGGGCGGCTGGCCGGATCAGCCGGTCACCCTCGGACTGTCCCCGGCGAACCTGCCGAAAGTGGGCTCGGGCTACGACCTCGGTATCGCGGTCGCGGTGCTGGCGGCCGCGGGCAAGGTACCGGCGACCAGGCTGCCGGGCACCGTGCTGCTCGGCGAACTCGCGCTGGACGGCCGGATCCGGCCGGTGCGCGGCGTGCTGCCCGCCCTGCTCGCCGCGCGCAGGGCGGGGCTGACCAGGGCCGTGGTACCCGCCGAGTCACTGTTCGAGGCGGTGCTGGTGGACGGCGTGCGGGTCGGTGGTGCCGCCCGGCTGGCGGAGGTGCTCGGCTGGCTGCGTGGCGAGCAGGAACTCCTCACCGCCGAGCCGCCTGCGGAGGATGTGGCCGCCGGGGTGCCCGACCTGGTCGATGTCCTCGGCCAGCCGGAAGCCAGGTGGGCGCTGGAGGTCGCCGCGGCGGGCGGCCACCACCTGCTGCTCAGCGGGCCACCAGGGGTCGGTAAGACGATGCTGGCCCGCAGGCTGCCCGGCCTGTTGCCCCGGCTGGCCGGGGAGGACTCGCTGGAGGTCACGGCGGTGCATTCGGTGCACGGCTCGCTGTCGCCCTCGTCCCCGCTGGTGCGGGTACCGCCCTTCGTGGCGCCGCACCACTCGATCACACCGGCGGCACTGGTCGGCGGCGGCAGCGGCCTGGCGTCCCCCGGCGCGATCAGCCAGGCCCATCTCGGCGTGCTGTTCCTCGACGAGGCCTGCGAGTTCGGGCCGAAGCTGCTGGACAGCCTGCGCACCGCCGTGGAGGACGGTGAGGTGCGGATCTCCCGGCAGCGGGGCTCGGTGTCCTTCCCCGCGCGCTTCCAGTTGGTGCTGGCGACCAACCCGTGTCCCTGCGCGCCGCCGCGGGAGGCGGACTGTAGCTGCTCGCCCTCGGCCCGCAGGCGTTACCTCGGTCGGCTGTCCGGGCCGCTGCTGGACCGGGTGGACCTACGGGTGCGGATGCGGCCCATCACGGCGATGAACGGGCGGGAATGCGGCGAGCCGGAACCGACCGAGCAGGTGCGTGCCCGGGTGCTGCGGGCCAGGGAGCGCGCCGCGCTGCGCTGGTCGGACCACGGGTGGCGGACCAACGCCGAGGTTCCCGGGCCCGTGCTGCGCCGCGAGTACGCCCTGCCCGCGAGCGCGACGGCGCTGCTGGACACCGGGTTGCGCCGGGGCTCGGTCACCGCCCGGGGAGCCGACCGCTGCCTGCGCATCGCCTGGACGCTCAGCGACCTGGCCGGCACCGAGCGGCCGGACGCCGATCACGTGGCGAGCGCACTGGAGTTCCGCGATCGGAGGGCGGCGTGA
- a CDS encoding YraN family protein, with translation MLGTAARTDMALRRPSPRELGRWGERMAAAHLRGLGLSVLGRNWSCREGELDLLATDGRIVVVCEVKTRSGRGFGPPEASVTWTKSRRIRRLARLWLRAQGLGWCRLRFDVISIESARGTRPRLRHIEGAF, from the coding sequence GTGTTGGGGACGGCGGCACGAACGGATATGGCGCTGCGGCGCCCCTCGCCACGTGAACTCGGCCGCTGGGGCGAGCGGATGGCCGCCGCCCACCTACGCGGCCTCGGGTTGTCGGTGCTGGGGCGGAACTGGAGCTGCCGGGAGGGTGAGCTGGACTTGCTCGCCACGGACGGCCGAATCGTGGTCGTCTGCGAGGTCAAGACCCGCTCCGGCCGGGGCTTCGGGCCTCCGGAGGCGTCGGTCACCTGGACCAAGAGCAGGCGGATCCGGCGGCTCGCCCGGTTGTGGCTGCGCGCGCAGGGGCTCGGCTGGTGCCGGCTGCGCTTCGACGTGATCTCGATTGAATCGGCACGGGGAACGCGACCGCGCCTGCGGCATATCGAGGGGGCGTTCTGA
- a CDS encoding DUF2469 domain-containing protein — protein sequence MSAEDLEKYETEMELSLYREYRDIVSQFSYVVETERRFYLANAVDVQVRDGGGEVYFEVRMSDAWVWDMYRPARFVKHVRVITFKDVNVEELDKPDLRLPEDGPFSG from the coding sequence ATGAGCGCAGAGGATCTCGAGAAGTACGAGACCGAGATGGAGCTGTCGCTGTACCGCGAGTACCGCGACATCGTGAGCCAGTTCTCGTACGTCGTGGAGACCGAGCGGCGGTTCTACCTGGCCAACGCCGTGGACGTGCAGGTGCGGGACGGGGGCGGCGAGGTCTACTTCGAGGTACGCATGTCCGACGCCTGGGTGTGGGACATGTACCGGCCCGCCCGGTTCGTGAAGCATGTCCGAGTGATCACCTTCAAGGACGTCAACGTGGAGGAGCTGGACAAACCGGACCTGCGATTACCCGAGGACGGGCCGTTCTCCGGCTGA
- a CDS encoding ribonuclease HII, which translates to MPSAARFAIRPPRAVVRGETTWGLQSALDRRGLGPVAGVDEAGRGACAGPLVVAACVLRPGDGARLTELTDSKLLTPEARERVYERVLARALAHSVVVIPPEEVDAIGIHVTNVEGMRRAVAMLPTRPGYVLTDGFGVPGLPAPSVPVIKGDRAVACVAAASVLAKVTRDRIMAGLHERHPVYGFDVHKGYSTAEHSAALTEHGPSEVHRWSYVNVARAAAAHGRYPPRRVQLSAAALLRSATDPAPSAAERADHERVGENGSSVGERQADPRGGARVS; encoded by the coding sequence ATGCCATCGGCAGCTCGTTTCGCGATCCGGCCGCCGCGTGCGGTGGTGCGTGGCGAGACCACCTGGGGGTTGCAGTCGGCGCTGGACCGGCGGGGCCTCGGCCCGGTCGCCGGTGTGGACGAGGCCGGCCGGGGTGCCTGCGCGGGGCCACTGGTGGTCGCCGCCTGCGTTCTCCGCCCCGGTGACGGTGCCCGGCTGACCGAGCTCACCGACTCCAAGCTGCTCACCCCGGAAGCAAGGGAACGGGTGTACGAGCGGGTGCTGGCGCGCGCGCTCGCGCATTCGGTGGTGGTGATCCCCCCGGAGGAGGTCGATGCCATCGGTATCCACGTGACCAACGTGGAGGGCATGCGCCGCGCGGTCGCCATGTTGCCCACCCGGCCGGGTTACGTGCTGACCGACGGCTTCGGGGTACCCGGACTGCCCGCGCCGAGTGTGCCGGTGATCAAGGGGGATCGGGCCGTCGCGTGCGTGGCGGCGGCCTCGGTGCTGGCGAAGGTGACCAGGGATCGGATCATGGCGGGGCTGCACGAGCGGCACCCGGTGTACGGGTTCGATGTGCATAAGGGATACAGCACCGCCGAGCACAGTGCCGCGCTGACCGAGCACGGCCCGAGCGAGGTGCACAGGTGGTCCTATGTCAACGTGGCGCGGGCGGCCGCGGCACATGGCCGGTACCCACCGCGGCGGGTGCAGCTCAGCGCGGCCGCGCTGCTGCGTTCGGCGACCGACCCGGCACCGAGCGCGGCGGAACGTGCTGATCACGAGCGCGTGGGTGAGAATGGGAGTTCCGTCGGTGAACGGCAAGCTGACCCGCGAGGAGGGGCGCGCGTTTCATGA